In a genomic window of Candidatus Methanoperedens sp.:
- a CDS encoding DUF433 domain-containing protein, protein MEERIVVNPKIMVGKPIIRGTRIPVDAILRRLADGMSIEDILEEYPNLNEEDIRAALRYVSDMVAGEEIIPIVETA, encoded by the coding sequence ATGGAAGAAAGAATAGTTGTAAATCCAAAAATAATGGTTGGAAAGCCTATTATTAGAGGAACAAGAATTCCGGTGGATGCCATACTGAGAAGATTGGCAGATGGAATGAGCATAGAAGATATACTCGAAGAATATCCAAATCTCAATGAAGAGGACATACGGGCTGCTCTCAGGTATGTTTCAGACATGGTAGCGGGAGAGGAGATAATCCCCATTGTGGAGACGGCTTGA